Proteins from a genomic interval of Verrucomicrobiia bacterium:
- a CDS encoding methyltransferase domain-containing protein, giving the protein MPMPCKICNGSTVEHARTLIKNKYQALFVRCEDCGFIFVPEPTWIAEVYAEPINRSDTGYVSRNLWARDKMRYCIETYLNPAGIFLDYAAGYGMFVRLMRDAGYDFRWADMYCENLFSRGFEAPTPLAGPFECVTAFEVFEHLVNPGDEMEIISKITTCLVLSTKLLPEPAPKPEDWWYFGLEHGQHVALYTRKSLDALARRFGFQMATNGDDLHIFSKRAIPQNIFYQPPLPPRWQFWKERKTLPTRPSFTMKDHDLIANEILRKK; this is encoded by the coding sequence ATGCCAATGCCTTGCAAGATTTGTAATGGTTCAACGGTTGAGCACGCCCGCACGCTCATCAAAAACAAATACCAGGCGCTATTTGTCCGGTGTGAAGATTGCGGATTTATTTTTGTTCCCGAACCAACGTGGATCGCGGAAGTGTATGCCGAGCCGATCAACCGCTCGGACACGGGCTATGTTTCGCGAAATCTTTGGGCGCGCGATAAAATGCGCTACTGCATCGAGACGTATTTGAATCCAGCGGGCATTTTTTTGGATTATGCCGCTGGATATGGAATGTTTGTCCGGCTGATGCGCGATGCGGGATACGATTTCCGCTGGGCGGATATGTATTGCGAAAATCTTTTCAGCCGCGGATTTGAAGCGCCAACACCACTGGCCGGGCCGTTCGAGTGCGTAACGGCCTTCGAGGTGTTCGAGCATCTGGTCAATCCGGGTGACGAAATGGAGATCATTTCAAAGATCACCACATGCCTGGTTTTGAGCACGAAACTTTTGCCGGAGCCCGCTCCGAAACCGGAAGATTGGTGGTACTTTGGCTTGGAGCACGGACAACACGTCGCTTTATACACGCGCAAGAGTCTGGACGCGCTGGCGCGGCGATTTGGATTTCAGATGGCGACCAACGGGGACGATCTTCATATTTTCTCTAAAAGAGCCATTCCGCAAAATATTTTTTATCAGCCTCCGTTGCCGCCCCGCTGGCAATTTTGGAAAGAGAGAAAGACATTGCCGACGCGGCCCTCGTTCACCATGAAGGACCACGATTTGATCGCAAACGAAATTCTAAGAAAGAAATAG
- a CDS encoding glycosyltransferase family 1 protein encodes MRIFYDGRIFQMQKAGGINRYFAEVISGLPAEYEPLVTGVEDFGNHAPNHPNLKQPRLKGASRPGIAQFYDAWWKPQLLRGVDVFHPTYYDVTWGYALEDFKGPLVVTVYDFVYAWYAKVIDGSDRVLRDQRKAVERADHVVCISKATEEGLLERFPEKRGKTSVSYLGSSFEVQPPVAAETIFEQPTFLFVGGRGGYKNFSFLLRAFAKAREVNGKLRLRVAGSPLTGDEKWQLYFLGLTDAVEVSVFPSEADLMKLYRSSVALVYPSLHEGFGIPPLEAMACRTLAITSNTTSLPEVVGDGGIMLDPLRENDWVEAMLKAAQGGGERGEMIERG; translated from the coding sequence ATGAGGATTTTTTACGACGGGCGCATTTTTCAGATGCAGAAGGCGGGAGGGATCAACCGTTATTTTGCGGAGGTGATTTCCGGTTTGCCGGCGGAATATGAGCCGCTGGTGACGGGGGTGGAGGATTTTGGGAATCACGCGCCGAATCATCCGAACTTGAAGCAGCCGCGGCTGAAGGGAGCTTCGCGACCGGGCATCGCGCAATTTTACGACGCGTGGTGGAAGCCTCAGTTGTTGCGCGGGGTGGATGTGTTTCATCCGACTTATTATGATGTGACGTGGGGGTACGCGCTGGAGGATTTCAAGGGGCCGCTGGTGGTGACGGTTTATGATTTTGTCTATGCCTGGTATGCGAAGGTGATTGATGGCTCCGACCGGGTGCTGCGGGACCAACGGAAGGCCGTCGAGCGGGCGGATCACGTGGTATGCATTTCCAAGGCGACGGAGGAAGGATTGCTGGAACGGTTTCCGGAGAAACGCGGCAAGACTTCGGTGAGTTATTTGGGTTCGTCTTTTGAGGTGCAGCCGCCGGTGGCGGCGGAAACGATTTTTGAGCAGCCGACCTTTTTGTTCGTGGGCGGGCGCGGTGGGTATAAGAATTTTTCGTTTTTGTTGCGGGCGTTTGCGAAGGCGCGGGAAGTCAATGGCAAGTTGCGCCTGCGGGTGGCGGGATCGCCGCTTACGGGGGATGAGAAATGGCAGTTGTATTTTCTCGGTTTGACGGACGCGGTGGAGGTTTCGGTGTTTCCGAGCGAGGCGGACTTGATGAAGTTGTATCGCTCAAGTGTGGCGCTGGTGTATCCGTCGCTGCACGAAGGGTTCGGGATTCCGCCGCTGGAGGCGATGGCTTGCCGTACGCTGGCGATCACTTCGAACACAACGAGTTTGCCGGAAGTGGTGGGGGACGGGGGGATCATGCTGGACCCGTTGCGCGAGAATGATTGGGTGGAGGCGATGTTGAAGGCGGCGCAGGGGGGCGGTGAACGGGGGGAAATGATTGAGCGTGG